The segment accctttaaattttctttaataaatcttATAGCTATAAAATAGAGAATGCCGAGGAAATTGAGCAAtacatgaaaacaataaaaagtccCTTTGAGAACAAGGATATTTTCTAATATGTGAAGTCTGTGAGTCATTGGCATGGGGATTACCAGTTCATACGTATATATTACCAATGCCTCCTGATCCTTGTGAATTTTAATCAATAGAGTCCAGTTTGATCTTgttcttaagtatttttaagaaagggaTTGGAAGACTGCTACATCTATCTAACCTTCCAGAGAAGCATTATATTTTCATGTCTAATTGAAATTGCTTCTTCTGacatttcaatttatttctccaaatatagGCCCtagtataaaacaaaaatccccaaataatttgaaagaatagAATGAAACTACCTGCTGAGTCTCAAAGGCTCCAGAAGCTGTGTTTTGACATAAGGAACGGATCTGAATTTCAAAGTAGTCATACCATGTGAGGCAGTTCCACTGGGGTGGACCTGTGAGAGGGCCTGGTGGTAAGCACTTTGATAGAAGATATAAACTCATAATGCAACATACACAGCATGAGAGAAATCCAGAAGGTTCGAGAGATGCaagtgaaggaggaagaaaaaaaaacataacacaGGAAAAGGAAGTCAAATGGTTAAGTTGTAAATGCACATACTATACGCCCAGCTCTGTGCCAAGTGTGAAGATTTGGAGTCTGTCCCCTTTCCAGTTAACAAACGTGTGGTGGCAAGGACCGAGATTGAAAGTGCAGAGGAGAGCCCCACAAATGTCAAGGGCAGACTGAAGGATGAGTGAGGCCTGGAAGAAAGTAGAGAAATTTTATCcaccaaaataaaattgtatttttaagccCCTGATGTGCTCACACGCTCAGCCCATTTCTGTTGATAATTAACCACTTCACCATTTCCCCATTTAGTTGTTTCCTAAAGTAAGGAGATGTGTCAACTGGTAAAGCCCCTTGTTCTCCTTATGCAAGAAAGGAAACCCTGACTGAAACACAAAGCCACAGTACACATTAATATTATGAGGTCTTAGGGTTACACttcctaaaaaacagaaaaagatttgttttccttgaatCTTACCAACAAAATTCTCCTGGACTCAGAAACTGacgagagaaggagagaaagagagagggggagagagagagagagagagagaatgaattcaTCCCAGCCATCTACATCAGAAGGCACAGGTAAAATTTTttactctccctttctctcataGATCTTTCTTTTGGGAAGAGGTGATAAATATTTTGAGGGAAGGGACAATAGAAAAGTCTCCACTAGAGCAAAagaagggagacagagatagAACACAAGAGAGGCAGCTGAGGCAGTGGTTAGGGACTGTCTGCTCTACTGAGGATAGCTGGTCTGGATTCCAGGGAGAGCTGAATCAGACTGCTCTGCCCACCCTTTCCCTGTGTCATGTTGGGCAAGTCATCTCACTTCTCTGGAACCTcctttccctgtctgtaaaatgtgtatctggagggagggagagaggagctaCTAGAGGATGGCTTATGTTTTATTTGAATGATTTACAGAGGGCTTGGGAAATGAGACATCgaaaagaggaaagcaggagagagacaagaaaaacagagaggataaaagggagaaaaggaaagacaaagataggaaaagaaggggaaaaaccTGGGAgacttaggaaagaaaaatcGCCTATCTGTCTCAGTTCATGAATCTTAAGATTAGCAATGGCTTATTCTAGTGGTTCCAAAAGATGGTTTCCAGACCAATAGCTTCAGCAGCTTCTGGGAACTTGTTGGCTCCACACCATGTCTAACGAATTGTTAACTTTAGAGGTGAGGTGCCATCATCTGTGTTTCAACACACTGTTCAGATGATTCCGAtgcatgctgaagtttgagaattACTCCATATAGAACAGTGCAAGTGGAAGGAAATAAGTGGTTGAATAAGAATCTCTTTTGTATCTTGCTAGGGGAAGATTGACCACGTTTGCATATTTCTCTCTACAGAGAAAGGATGCTTATCTTCCCAAGTGCTCTTATGGACTGTTGCTGGGGTCTCCATGCTACTGCTCAGCGCCTGTTTCATCACCAGATGTGTTGGTGAGCTCAAAAGGTCAAGTTTAATCTTCCTGGTGAATATTAGGGGTAAAATCTTTCTTGCCTGTAGGTTCTCTTCCCCCTCAAAGGGTATTTCTGTTCCACTTTCTTCCCTATTTATCTCCAGGTTATTGCTCAACTAGAACCCCAACTAGTACAGAACAGTTACCAAATTTCAACGACCTCTGACACATTTTTCATGATAGACATTTTTCATCTCCTTGCTGGCCTTGAGTCTTCCCCTATGTACTCCTATCATTAGGGTAAACTTCTCTACGGGATCCTAGCCAGAGGcatgaaaaaatagttttttggAAGAAGGGTAGGGAGGGTTGGCATAAGAGAGAGTGAAAAcgcatttgttttctctgagcCTTTGGACCTGAAATAAAGTACATTCATCTTCATAAATCAGGAAAACCATGAAATGtgaattctttgttctttctttgagTAAGTAAATCTCGGTGCCTTTCTGTGTAgaaggacaaatagaaaaaaaaaaaaagaagaagaagaagaaaagaaaaagaaaccatgatGATTATTGGTACTTTtgttataaatacaaaatgataaaatttattttttatcaagaGTAATGAACATTAACTCTGCCCCTTTCCTTACAGTGACATATCGTGTTTTTCAACTCTGTGATGAGAATAAGTTCCAGCCACATGAGGCGTTCATGGACTTCTCCTGCTCCAATGATGGATCGGGTATAATAGTCCTCAAATTTGAACATCAACATTTATAtatcaacactttttaaaaaatattttattcatttatttcagagagacagagagaaagagagcacaagcatgaatgtcggggaggggcagaaggagaagtagactcccccctgagcagagagcctgatgtggggcttgatcccaggaccctgggatcatgacctgagccaaaggcagacacttaaccaactgaaccacccagtgtTCCCTAtatcaacacttttttttttttttggcttctagACTGATTTGGGGACAAGTAAAGTAGTTGgatgatgttttgtttttcaaaaacaaaatgtaaaatcttGCCTATACTCTATGAGAATGCTGAGGAATTGGtaaaaagaatgttctagaacttTGGAAATGCAATTAGCATCAGGACAGGAAATCCTGGGGACATTATAGAAAACTTTTAGAGTAAATTTGAGGTATGTCTCAACAGAAAATCTAGAAGTGGAAGGTATTATCTCCAAGAATGAATTCTCTTTTCATTCCTCACTTGCTTCCAAATgaggtaaaggagaaaaaaatatataaaatagggaATTTAGAAATATCTCAGAAATAGACTCCCTATGCTCTTATATATATAGTCTTGTTCCAAGTCTTACTAAAATGCTACATGATGCTCCTCTGGGCTAGGACACTCATGGAAACTTCTCTCCTCCTAGGTTCAGTCAAGAATTGCTGTCCAACAGACTGGGTGCATTTTCAATCTAGCTGCTACTTCTTTTCTACCAACACCATGTCCTGGACATCAAGTTTAAAAAACTGCTCCGACATGGGAGCTCATCTGGTTGTTATCAACACACAGGAGGAGCAGGTAGTTGGAGCACAGCCTCCCCCAGCGTCAACGTGACCTTCTTCACAGGATCTATCCCTTTCTCCATATGTGTATACAGTGTTTGGGCCACAATtactatttgttaaatgaatgtatTGAAATGCATGTCATTCCTACTATTTCTGTAAGTTGATACTCTATTTTCATCACTAGAAGAGCCTTTAGAAAAGgggaatttcctttttaaaaaggtgggggggaatGTCCATGCTCAGTTTCTTTATTAGGAAGACGGGAGGAAAAAGGGGCTGGGAGTTCATTTTAGAGCGGCTATTATGTTGATGAACATATCATATGATTTTGTCAGATATGTCAGAGATATGTCCACTATCTTTAAGCTATGATTAATAATGTTTCATGCTGGATATACACAGTAGATTTTGCTACAAATAACAGTAGATAAACTTTGAATGAGTTATTGAGAACCTCCTTCTCTGTTAAAGATTTGATTCtatggtatgtatatttttaccaCAACAAAAAGAATCAGGAGATAATCCTCCATGATCCTACGATTTCAGAGCCACTTATCTATCATCTGTAGTCTCTGTCCtactttatttctcttaataACAATTACTCTCAACATTTGttcaaaattgaaataattgatctattttttttattgtgttgtttcCATAGGAATTCCTTTTCTTTGCGAAACCTAAAAGGAGAGAGTTCTATATTGGACTGACAGACCAGGTGACCGAGGGTCAGTGGCAATGGGTAGATGGAACACCTTTCTCAGAATCTCTGAGGTAATTTCCTTCTTGCAGGAGAATTTTAACACTGTCTCCAATCCCAAAGTTAGACCGCTGTTGAAGGGAGTTCTCAGAACCTCCTTCTGTTCCACGAGGTATCTTCAGGTCAACCCTGGGTGATATGACGCGCAAGAAGGTACACGAAGGCAGCGTGAAGAGCTAGTGCTCCCCCTTCCTGAGACTCTCTGAATAAAGGGGAAATAACagacaaagagaaggagagggttAGAATTAAAGACTAATTCATTGGAAATGCAGCAGAGACAGAGTGAAATTCAGAGCTTTATGCCTCAAATtgttaattaaacaaaaatagtgatttgatagggcgcctgggtagcgcagccgttaagcgtctgcgttcggctcagggcgtgatcccggtgctttGGGATCgcaccccacactgggctcctccgctaggagcctgcctcttcctctcccactctccgtgcttgtattccctctcttgctggctgtatctatatatcaaataaataaataaaacctttaaaaaaaatagtgatttgagaAAGTGGATTTACGGAGTGAGAGTGTGGAACTCCCTCAATAATGTCTCTTTTCTCCTTAATAATGACCTTACATCATTAGAGCACAGCACTTTGGAGCTTTCAAAGTTtttatctcattcattttttcattttacttaaattatacCTTTCTGACATACATTAATAGTATTAATCTTCACTTAGCATTTGAGGAAATTAAAGGTCAGGAGTTCTAAGGGTACAGCCCAGATGCACTGAGACTTTAGAAAGTTGCTCACTATAGCACAGTAATGCCACTGAAGCATGTACCTAAGTGAATACAAATTCAGTGTGGAATAAGATGAGATATGAGTGTGAAGGGAACAAATCCATGATAATATCAATAGCTACTCATTACGGGTGGACAACCGTAAAGGAGCATGACAGAATAGAAAGTCAGGAATATCCAGTTCAGCTTTTACTCCTATAAACTCCATAACTTAGACAAGTGGTTTAGCTTTTCTGGGATTCCTtttccttatcaataaaatggagattatagggcacctggtggctcagttggttaagcttctgcctttggctcaggtcatgatcttgggatcctggggtcgagccccaagAGGGGCTACCTGCtctgtgaggagtctgcttctccctctctctctgcctgccactccccctgcttgtgcactttctctctcctgtcaaataaataaataaaatctttttttaattaacaaataaaataaaatggagattataatgCCTAACTAACAAAACTGTTTTAAAGTTATACAACACAAATGTCATGTGCCTCACATAGTAGGTCACTTGGCTTCTTGTAGCTGGGATTTTAAATCTCctgcattattttctttcagcttctgggATGTCGGGGAGCCCAATAATATAGTGACAGTGGAAGACTGTGCCACCATCCGAGACTCTTCGAATCCCAGGAAAAATTGGAATGATGTGCCCTGTTTCTTCAATATGTTTCGGGTTTGTGAAATgccagaaataaatctttcaagcaacaaaaaaattatctaaGAGCAGAAAGCACAACTTAAATGCATAAATACGGAGACACAAGAGCATGAACACAACTCCAACCTGAGAGAAGTGTGTCCCACACTTGATGAGGACTCCATAGGGACTTCAGGGGGACTTTGTTCCTTTCACTACCAATAAAAATAAGTCGTTTTGAATGTTATAATTTGTGATGCTGATTGATGTATCTGTCTCCATATTAGTCTCAGGACTTCTCAAAACTTACCAATCAGTTCTCGAACAAATGCTGGGAAAAGTATGCTCCTTGGGgcacatttgctttatttgtgAATACTGATGTGAAAATAGAGAAAGACCAGCAAGAAGAGGATTTTCAAAGTGACTTTGAACAATCCCCTGAATTTAGGCTCTGATCAATTCTTCTTCTTGCTGGCTCCTGAAAAGTCTGCCTTGCTTTCTTGATTGCATACCATTTTTACCCCTCCCCGAGCAGGTATCCTCGCTATGTTTTCCTGTACAATGAGTAAGAAACTCCCTCAAGTCACGAAACTTATTCTTGCTCCAAAGACATGTGGACTTCCTGGGTAAAGGCCTTGATTGCCCCTTGCTAGGAAAAGGCCATGCTAAGCTTCAGCTCCAAACAATTATTCGGTCTGTTCATCCCAAgaactctcttttctctttattctcttccacTGAATAACTGAATCTCACCTGAGTTTACGGCTATTGCTCAGCTAGGGTCCAATAGTCGAGTTGTTCTAAGAGGACATTCAGCTTGACAATTTCCTATCTCAAGCCTATCCACTACTTGCATGATAAGGTTATTCAAGAATATTTAgataatataggggcgcctgggtggcacagcggttaagcgtctgccttcggctcagggtgtgatcccggcattgtgggatcgagccccacatcaggctccagtatgagcctgcctcttcctctcccactccccctgcttgtgttccctctctcactagctgtctctatctctgtcaaataaataaataaaatcttttaaaaaaaagaatatttagataATATAGCACCTTTAATAACCATGGTTCTTCCACATAAAGAGACCCTCAAAACTCGTACATTGGAATGAATGTGGAATTATGAAATGGGAAATTCAACTGAATAAGTGAATATAATATATTAACTTTCCTTACAAATGTTTATTCCTCTTAGGTATAAGGGACCACATGCTGATTTGAAACCAATACACCTTTAAACTGAAGGCCATTCAACCTAAAAGTAATCCAGTACATAtatcttctattttctaattcccttttttcaaattataaacatCAGTGAAAGACATATGGAAATACTTTTGTTCACTATTATTTCTCTGTGGTTGGctataatttgatattttaaattttatttcaatattgaaAGATATATGAAAGTGTTAGTATGCATTATTTCACCatacatttataatttgttaTGCAATTAACTTTGTCTTCAAAGTTtggcaagaaaagaaacaatcgCTCAGGGTTTAGTGGTTAAAGATCAACAGAACCCAGGTTATTTATCTGGAAAATTCTGAGGGGTAGATCATCTGgttgaaactattttaaaatatgatattttacAATAGGACTTACAAAAATACTTAGGCACCAGAAAATCCAGAaagttccaaaaaataaaagagtaggTAATCAATCACCCATAGTTCCAAGAGCGTAGTCCCAAAGTAAACCACTGTTAAGATGTAAATATTACCATTTGggccccaaaatattttaaagaaaaatcattctaATACATTTGGTGAAAATGATACATACTCATTATCAAAAATTTTTACTCGTATGTCATtatgaatatgtaaatattattcacAGCTGAATCTTGTACTGTAtcatgattatatattatatcacaTACTTAAAcacattttgcttttcatatagGTAATATTgacagcattttttatttatctagtttTCTATGTACTGATTAATAATGCATCCCTTAACTATACAGAATTGTACATCACCTCTCAATGAATTCAAATACATTCTATCAGTCCCATATTTTCATGACGAAAAGAAATCCTCTTGGAACTGTCTTCCTTTTCTGATCTGAACAGGGATTGTTCTCATGGTTTCTTTCACAGCcattattttgctgatttttattatataaaggaaatattttgtcaCTTAAAGGTTATTTCAGATTATGATATACCAATATAATGAAACACTACTTAGTTATATGGAACAAGGTATAAAACATTCCCCaaactatatttttaagtaaaaaatgcaaGATGATtacacaaaaaaaaatccaatttttaaaaatgggcagaagacgtgagcAGACATTACTCCAAAGAATACATCCAGATGGCCGatagacacacgaaaagatgttcaacatcactcatcatcaggggaatacaaagcaaaatcacaatgagatatcacctcacacctgtcagaatggctaaaataaaaaacacaagaaacagcaagtgttggcagggatgtggagaagaaggaactctcttgcactgttgatgggaatgcaaactggtgcagccactctggaaaactgtatggcggtccctcaaaaaattaaaaatcgaactaccatatgatccagtaatcacactactgg is part of the Ailuropoda melanoleuca isolate Jingjing chromosome 16, ASM200744v2, whole genome shotgun sequence genome and harbors:
- the LOC100480687 gene encoding C-type lectin domain family 4 member E isoform X4; amino-acid sequence: MNSSQPSTSEGTEKGCLSSQVLLWTVAGVSMLLLSACFITRCVGSVKNCCPTDWVHFQSSCYFFSTNTMSWTSSLKNCSDMGAHLVVINTQEEQEFLFFAKPKRREFYIGLTDQVTEGQWQWVDGTPFSESLSFWDVGEPNNIVTVEDCATIRDSSNPRKNWNDVPCFFNMFRVCEMPEINLSSNKKII
- the LOC100480687 gene encoding C-type lectin domain family 4 member E isoform X2, with the protein product MNSSQPSTSEGTEKGCLSSQVLLWTVAGVSMLLLSACFITRCVVTYRVFQLCDENKFQPHEAFMDFSCSNDGSGSVKNCCPTDWVHFQSSCYFFSTNTMSWTSSLKNCSDMGAHLVVINTQEEQEFLFFAKPKRREFYIGLTDQVTEGQWQWVDGTPFSESLSFWDVGEPNNIVTVEDCATIRDSSNPRKNWNDVPCFFNMFRVCEMPEINLSSNKKII
- the LOC100480687 gene encoding C-type lectin domain family 4 member E isoform X1, with product MSNELLTLEGKIDHVCIFLSTEKGCLSSQVLLWTVAGVSMLLLSACFITRCVVTYRVFQLCDENKFQPHEAFMDFSCSNDGSGSVKNCCPTDWVHFQSSCYFFSTNTMSWTSSLKNCSDMGAHLVVINTQEEQEFLFFAKPKRREFYIGLTDQVTEGQWQWVDGTPFSESLSFWDVGEPNNIVTVEDCATIRDSSNPRKNWNDVPCFFNMFRVCEMPEINLSSNKKII
- the LOC100480687 gene encoding C-type lectin domain family 4 member E isoform X3, which codes for MLLLSACFITRCVVTYRVFQLCDENKFQPHEAFMDFSCSNDGSGSVKNCCPTDWVHFQSSCYFFSTNTMSWTSSLKNCSDMGAHLVVINTQEEQEFLFFAKPKRREFYIGLTDQVTEGQWQWVDGTPFSESLSFWDVGEPNNIVTVEDCATIRDSSNPRKNWNDVPCFFNMFRVCEMPEINLSSNKKII